The following proteins are encoded in a genomic region of Mycolicibacterium confluentis:
- a CDS encoding glycine hydroxymethyltransferase, translating into MTADSTATASSAAPGAEYAATASVAYRAALEVIESVEPRVAAATRKELADQRDSLKLIASENYASPAVLLTMGTWFSDKYAEGTVGHRFYAACQNVDTVEALAAEHARELFGAPYAYAQPHSGIDANLVAYWAILATRVEAPGLAELGAKHVNDLSEADWEKLRAKLGNQRLLGMSLDTGGHLTHGFRPNISGKMFHQRQYGTDPKTGLIDYDVVAAAAREFKPLVLVAGYSAYPRRINFAKMREIADEVGATLMVDMAHFAGLVAGKVFTGDENPVPHAHVTTTTTHKSLRGPRGGLVLATEEYAPAVDKGCPMVLGGPLSHVMAAKAVALAEARQPAFQSYAQAVADNAKALADGFLKRGGQLVTGGTDNHLVLLDVTSFGLTGRQAESALLDAGIVTNRNAIPADPNGAWYTSGIRFGTPALTTRGFGADDFDRVAELVVEVLSNTQPTKVDGPAGHSKAKYTLADGTADRVHAASAELLAANPLYPGLTL; encoded by the coding sequence ATGACTGCAGACTCCACCGCGACAGCCTCCTCCGCAGCCCCCGGCGCCGAGTACGCCGCGACGGCGAGTGTGGCCTACCGAGCCGCGCTGGAGGTCATCGAGTCGGTGGAACCGCGCGTTGCCGCGGCGACCCGCAAGGAGCTGGCCGACCAGCGCGATTCGCTCAAGCTGATCGCCAGCGAGAACTACGCCTCGCCAGCGGTGCTGCTGACGATGGGCACCTGGTTCTCCGACAAGTACGCCGAGGGCACCGTCGGCCACCGGTTCTACGCCGCCTGCCAGAACGTCGACACCGTCGAGGCGCTGGCCGCCGAGCACGCGCGCGAACTGTTCGGCGCGCCGTACGCCTACGCGCAGCCGCACTCGGGCATCGACGCCAACCTGGTCGCCTACTGGGCGATCCTGGCCACCCGCGTCGAGGCGCCGGGCCTGGCCGAACTGGGCGCTAAGCACGTCAACGACCTGTCCGAGGCGGACTGGGAGAAGCTGCGCGCCAAGCTCGGCAACCAGCGCCTGCTGGGCATGTCGCTGGACACCGGCGGCCATCTCACGCACGGCTTCCGGCCCAACATCTCCGGCAAGATGTTCCACCAGCGTCAGTACGGCACGGACCCGAAGACCGGCCTGATCGACTACGACGTCGTCGCGGCGGCGGCCCGGGAGTTCAAGCCGCTGGTGCTCGTCGCGGGCTACTCGGCCTACCCGCGCCGGATCAACTTCGCCAAGATGCGTGAGATCGCCGACGAAGTTGGCGCGACGCTGATGGTCGACATGGCGCACTTCGCGGGTTTGGTCGCCGGCAAGGTGTTCACGGGCGACGAGAACCCGGTGCCGCACGCCCACGTCACGACCACGACCACGCACAAGTCGCTGCGCGGTCCGCGCGGTGGTCTGGTGCTGGCCACTGAGGAGTACGCACCGGCGGTCGACAAGGGCTGCCCGATGGTGCTCGGTGGCCCGCTGTCGCACGTCATGGCGGCCAAGGCCGTCGCGTTGGCCGAGGCCCGTCAGCCCGCGTTCCAGAGCTATGCGCAGGCCGTCGCCGACAACGCGAAGGCCCTGGCCGACGGCTTCCTCAAGCGCGGTGGTCAGCTGGTCACCGGCGGCACCGACAACCATCTGGTGCTGCTGGATGTGACGTCGTTCGGCCTGACGGGCCGGCAGGCCGAGTCCGCGCTGCTGGACGCCGGCATCGTCACCAACCGCAACGCCATCCCGGCCGACCCGAACGGCGCCTGGTACACCAGCGGCATCCGGTTCGGCACCCCGGCGCTGACCACGCGGGGCTTCGGCGCCGACGACTTCGACCGCGTCGCGGAACTCGTCGTCGAGGTGCTGTCCAACACGCAGCCCACGAAGGTCGACGGTCCCGCTGGGCATTCCAAGGCGAAGTACACCCTGGCCGACGGCACTGCCGACCGCGTGCACGCCGCGAGCGCGGAACTGCTGGCCGCCAACCCGCTGTACCCGGGCTTGACGCTCTGA
- the coaA gene encoding type I pantothenate kinase, producing the protein MSRLSEPSPYVEFDRTQWRSLRMSTPLKLTEEELFGLRGLGEQLDLLEVEEVYLPLARLIHLQVAARQRLFAATAEFLGEPQQNPDRPVPFIIGVAGSVAVGKSTTARVLQALLARWEPHRRVDLVTTDGFLYPNAELSRRNIMHRKGFPESYDRRALMRFVTTVKSGAELACAPVYSHLIYDIVPDEKHTVRHPDILILEGLNVLQTGPTLMVSDLFDFSVYVDARIEDIEHWYISRFLSMRAGAFADPQSHFHSYATLTDEQAEFAARDIWHSINRPNLIENILPTRPRATLVLRKDSDHSINRLRLRKL; encoded by the coding sequence ATGTCGCGGCTGAGCGAGCCGAGCCCTTATGTGGAGTTCGACCGAACGCAATGGCGCTCCCTCCGTATGTCCACGCCGCTGAAGCTGACCGAAGAAGAGCTCTTCGGACTGCGCGGCCTCGGTGAGCAGTTGGATCTGCTCGAGGTCGAAGAGGTCTATCTGCCGCTCGCGCGGCTGATCCATCTCCAGGTCGCAGCGCGTCAGCGACTGTTCGCGGCCACCGCGGAGTTCCTCGGCGAACCGCAGCAGAATCCGGACCGTCCGGTGCCGTTCATCATCGGTGTGGCCGGAAGCGTCGCGGTGGGAAAGTCGACCACCGCGCGTGTGCTGCAGGCCCTGCTGGCCCGCTGGGAACCGCACCGGCGGGTGGACCTGGTCACCACCGACGGGTTCCTCTACCCGAACGCCGAGCTGTCCCGGCGGAACATCATGCACCGCAAGGGCTTTCCGGAAAGCTACGACCGACGAGCCCTGATGCGCTTCGTCACGACGGTGAAGTCCGGCGCGGAGTTGGCCTGCGCACCGGTGTACTCGCACCTGATCTACGACATCGTGCCCGACGAGAAGCACACCGTGCGCCACCCTGACATCCTCATTCTCGAGGGTCTCAACGTCCTGCAGACCGGTCCCACGCTGATGGTCTCGGACCTGTTCGACTTCTCGGTCTACGTCGACGCCCGCATCGAGGACATCGAGCATTGGTACATCTCGCGGTTCCTGTCGATGCGTGCCGGCGCGTTCGCCGACCCGCAGTCGCACTTCCACAGTTACGCCACGCTGACCGACGAGCAGGCCGAGTTCGCTGCGCGCGACATCTGGCATTCGATCAACCGGCCCAACCTGATCGAGAACATCCTGCCGACACGCCCGCGCGCGACGCTGGTGCTGCGCAAGGACTCCGACCACTCGATCAACCGCCTGCGCCTGCGCAAACTCTAA
- a CDS encoding DUF885 domain-containing protein: protein MEPATLIREYLLLGLRFDRIEEGYVDSFTGDAALRRIVADEAAPAPADLTRQAQRLLDALPGVPRQDGFDETRAAYVGAHLRALECAGRKFAGEEVGFVDEVRDYFDVEISKGDEDRYREAHARLDDVLGGAGPLAERMEADRRNDEIPPERLGECIEAFSSALRDRVRAEFPLPDRETVVYEIVTDKPWSGFNYYQGDYRSTVAVNADLRQQMSNLPSLVAHESYPGHHTEHCRKEAGLVEGLGQQEQTIFLVNTPQCLMAEGLADLALYAAIGPEWGSWAAEIYADLGLRFDGERAQAISAARATLADVRQDAALMLHDEHRDIDDVVAFVRRWLLVDDTRARQMMRFLSSPLWRAYTSTYVEGYRLLRPWLDNRPAGQSLTQRFGRLLDEPLIPSALRAAA from the coding sequence ATGGAACCCGCCACCCTGATCCGCGAGTACCTGTTGCTCGGCCTGCGCTTCGATCGCATCGAAGAGGGCTACGTCGACTCGTTCACCGGCGATGCGGCGCTGCGCCGCATCGTGGCCGACGAGGCCGCACCCGCCCCCGCCGACCTCACCAGGCAGGCGCAGCGCCTCCTCGACGCGCTGCCAGGAGTCCCCCGCCAAGACGGATTCGACGAGACCCGCGCGGCGTATGTGGGCGCACATCTGCGTGCATTGGAGTGCGCGGGACGCAAGTTCGCGGGGGAGGAAGTCGGGTTCGTCGACGAGGTCCGCGACTACTTCGACGTCGAGATCAGCAAGGGTGACGAGGACCGCTACCGCGAGGCGCACGCGCGCCTCGACGACGTGCTCGGCGGCGCGGGGCCGCTGGCCGAGCGCATGGAGGCGGACCGGCGCAACGACGAGATCCCGCCCGAACGTCTCGGTGAGTGCATCGAGGCGTTCTCCAGCGCGCTGCGGGACCGCGTCCGCGCCGAGTTCCCTCTGCCCGACCGCGAGACCGTGGTCTACGAGATCGTGACCGACAAGCCCTGGTCGGGGTTCAACTACTACCAGGGCGACTACCGCTCAACCGTCGCCGTCAACGCCGACCTGCGGCAGCAGATGTCGAACCTGCCGTCGCTGGTGGCCCACGAGTCCTACCCGGGTCATCACACCGAGCACTGCCGCAAGGAGGCCGGCCTGGTCGAGGGGCTCGGTCAGCAGGAACAGACGATCTTCCTGGTCAACACCCCGCAGTGCCTCATGGCCGAGGGCCTGGCCGACCTCGCGCTGTACGCCGCGATCGGCCCGGAGTGGGGCAGCTGGGCAGCCGAGATCTACGCGGACCTCGGCCTGCGGTTCGACGGCGAGCGCGCCCAGGCGATCTCCGCGGCGCGGGCGACGCTGGCCGACGTGCGGCAGGACGCCGCGCTGATGCTGCACGACGAGCACCGCGACATCGACGACGTCGTGGCGTTCGTGCGCCGCTGGCTGCTGGTGGACGACACCAGGGCCCGGCAGATGATGCGATTCCTGTCGTCGCCGCTGTGGCGCGCCTACACCAGCACCTACGTCGAGGGCTACCGCCTGCTGCGGCCGTGGCTGGACAACCGGCCGGCCGGACAGAGCCTGACGCAGCGGTTCGGTCGGCTGCTCGATGAACCGCTGATCCCGTCGGCGCTGCGGGCCGCGGCCTGA